The Limnospira fusiformis SAG 85.79 genomic interval CAAATTAGTTGGGGTTTATGACTTTCCCAAGTGGCGATCGCCTCCCGACCATTTTCTGCTTCCAAAACCTCAAATCCTAAAGTTTCTATAATTCTAGCTACCAATAGTCGATTTTCTGGCACTTCATCCACTACCAAAATCCTGTAATTTTGACCATCAGATTCAATGGCAATTTTCCGGCTACACATAGGAGTAATAATCAACGGCTGGACTGTAGCTAAATCTAAGGGAATCTCAAAAATAAATTTACTCCCCACACCCATAGTGCTATCAACTGTAATATCTCCTCCCATCAACTGCACAAATTTTCGACTAATTGGCAATCCTAACCCGGTTCCTTCCTGAGAATATTTACCCGTTTCTGTTTGCACAAAAGCATCAAATAAAGCATCGATTTCCTGGGGGGAAATTCCTGGGCCTGTATCTTCAACTATAAACTGCATCAGTACAGTATTAGAATCTGTATGAGCTTCTTTAGGTGTCGGTAGAGTCTTAGTGTATAATGTCACTTCCCCGGCGGTCGTAAATTTAATAGCATTGGCGAGTAAATTGATTAAAACTTGTCGCAGCTTTTTCTCATCACCTAACAGATACCGAGGCAAATCTAAGGGGCGATTAATATTTAATACAATATCTTTATGGGCAGCTTTTAACTTAAACATTTCCTCCAGGGTTTCCAGAAGCCTATGCAGGTCAAAATGATTCATTTCTAAAGTGATTTTTCCCGCTTCAATTTTGGATAAATCCAGAATATCATTAATGAGTTCTAGGAGGTGTTCACCACTGCGATTAATAATTGCTAATTCCTGGGAACCTTCAGCAAATATGGGGTTATCAGACATCAATTGACTAAACCCCAGAATCGCATTAAGGGGGGTTCTTAATTCATGGCTCATATTCGCTAAAAATGTACTTTTGGCACGGTTCGCAGCATCGGCGGCGCGTCTGGCTTCTTCTAGGGCAATATTTTGGGTAGCTAGTTTCAGTCTTTGTTGTTTTTCTCGTTCTAATAAATTGGCTTGGGCGAGGGCTATTCCCATTTTAGCAGCTACTGATTCTAAAAGGTCGATTTCTTCATCTGTCCAGGTGCGACTGTTGCTACATTGACTTAGATAAATTGCGCCGTTGGGTTGACTGCGATAGGATGTGCGAATAGCTAAAAGAGATTGGATCTCAAATTGCTGGCAAAACTCTAAGGCTCCTTGTAGGTTTTTATCTGTGTTAATATTTTCGTGAGTGATGGCGATATCCTGACTAAGAATCCTATCAATATAGGGATAATCTTCGAGGGGATATTCCTGATTTAAAATCGGGGGATACTCGCATTTTAAATATTCGGCAACGGCTTTAATTTGGGGTGTGGGGCTAGATAAATAAGTGTAAATCGTACAGCGATCGACTCCGAAAGTTTGACCAATACGGTTGGCTGCAGTTTGAAAAATTTGCTGGGGATCTAGGCTAGATCTGAGTTCCTCCGTGATTTGTCGCAGCAGTCTTTCCCTCTCAAATTGGCGGCGGAGAGCTTCTTCCGCTCGACGGCGATCTGTGATATCATTACTGCTAGAAAGTAGACATTCTTGGCTGTTTAAATTAATGATATCTGCCGAAACTAATCCGCTTCTAATCTCGCCATTTTTAGTTCTAAATTCTAGTTCAAAGTTGCGGACTTGACGATTTTGGGCTATAAGATCTAACATCTCTGACCGTTGCTCAGAATATACCCATAGGTTGAGTTCGTCCAGGGTGCGATTGATAATTTCTTCCGCATTGTATCCGGTGACTAGGCAAAAACTTTCATTAACTTCTAGGTGAATACCATCATCAAGACGACTAATTGTAATGGGGTGAGGGGCTGCATGAAAGGCTGTCGAAAATTTTTGTTCTGACTCCCTAAGTGCAGCTTCTGCAGCTTTACGTTCTCGGACTGCGGCTTCGGCAATTTTAACTTTTTGCTCGAGTTGTTGAGTACGTTCGGCAACTTTTTGTTCTAATCTATAGGAGTATTCCTGAAGTTGACTATAGGAAAGTTTTAATTGTCCCCGCATTTGTTTAAAAGACCTAGCCAGGGTGCGGAGTTCTTGAGTGCAACTATTTCCAACTTTCTGATTCCAGTTACCCCTAGATAGGGCGTTAGCCGCTTTTGCTAAATCGATAATGGGGCGAGTAATCCACTCTCCGGTCATCCATCCTATGGCGATCGCTACTGCTAAAGCAATCACCGATAATCCCATGGTAAGGCGGGTATTATTTTGGATATTTTGCATAAAATCGGCTTCGGGAATCACCACCACAATCAACCATGTTAAACCTCGTTCATCCCGAAAAGGTAGCAGTTTTATATATTGAGTTTCACCATTAAATGGGATTTTTCTAAAATAAGAATTATCGATGCGATCAAATCTATCAAATTCATCTTTTAAATATTTACTGATTTCTTGAATTAAAGGGTTTGCACTAACTAAAGCAGCCTTTCTAATTATGCGATCGTCTTCCTGTGTAAACAGGGGTTCTGAGGTAGAACTTGCTACTAATAAACCTTCATGATCAATAATAAATGCCTTTCCCATTTCTCCCATATCTAAACTATTCAAAACTTGACCAATATAAGACAGACTGATGACAATACTCATGACTCCATCAGCTTCCGTGGAATCAGGGGAAGAAGAAATAATTTGACTAGCACTAATTTGCAGAATTGGGGGGGGTTCAAACCGGGTATAAATTGGGCTCCAAACAGGTTTATCAGTGCCGATCGCCACCCGATACCAGGGTCGTAGACGAGGATCATAATCGGGATCAATATAATCTGGTGGTTGCCTATTAATTGCCTCTAAGCTATTGTAGCGATATAAATCAAAGTTGGTAGATGCCCCAGCAATTCCTACTTGTAATTGACCATCTTTAGTGCGGGAAGTTGAGCGATATTCTCCCTGTTCATTACCAATAGAAATAATATCAATTGATTCAAAAAACTTGGCTTTTCTCCAGAAATACAATTCCCATCCTGATAAATCTTCAATATCTAATAATCCCAAAGCTACCGCATCTTGGATATCCTGACCTACTATAAAAGGAATTTCTAAGTAGTGAGTTATATTTTCTTCAATGCGATTTACAATTTCGACAATCAACCGATGGGCTAAATCATCAACGGCTTTCTGTCCGTTTTTGAAAGACAGATATCCCACGACACCAACAGTGGCAAAAATTTGGACTACAAAAGGGATAACTAACAGTCCCCGCAGCGATATTTTAGAGGATATCCCGGTAATTAAGCGACGACGGATAGACCACATTTTGGGGATACGCATCATAGCTAGGTGAGTGATTATATGATATAATAGGGGAAGTTGAGAGCTAATTTTAGTCCCAACTTCCCTATCTATAAACTATCAGGTTTTAGCCTAAACTGCATTCAAGCCTAACATTCCTTTGAGGGTAAAGTAGGTAAATAAGAAGACACTTATCAGTAAACCTAACAGGGCGATCGCTGTCACGGGACGGTTTAAAAGAGGTTTGAGACGTTCAAACAGGAAATAAAAAATCCCCAGAGTAAAGGTGATCAGGTAGCGGGGATAGCGGGATACATTCTGAAAAAAGTCTTGCATAGGTTAATCTAATTAAATGGCTAGGGAGTGACATCAGTATACCATTATAATTAATTAACTGGGCAACTGTTGCTAGTTGCCCCTAGGGATGTCGTCAAAAATTGGGTTAATTTAGGCGATCGCCTGATTCGAGATCAAACCAGTGCATCTGTTTTCGAGATAGGCTTAATTTTACCTGTTCACTTTCCCAAAGTAGGTCAGCCGGAATCACCGCCCGCAGAGTTTGTTCAGAGCCGTTAATGCGGACACTCAAAAGTTTTTCTTTCCCCAAGTCTTCAATTAAATAGACCTGTCCTTCAACTAGATCGGCATCGGCTTCTTCTCCTAAAGATACATCCTCTGGACGAATCCCAAAAACCACAGCTTTTGGGGAAGTTTGTAAATAAGGTAAAGTTAAACCAAACTCTCCTAAAATTGCCTGATTGTCGTGACAGTCTAAGGTTAATAAATTCATTTGAGGACTCCCCACAAATCCGGCTACAAACCGATTAGCCGGCTGCATATAAATCTCAGTAGGAGAGGCTAACTGCTGCAAATACCCATCATAAAGTACCGCAATTTTACTAGAAAGAGTCATGGCTTCCGTTTGGTCATGGGTGACATAAACCACAGGTTTTTGTTGAGATTCAAATAACTGTTTGAGGTCGGCGCGGACTTGTTCCCGCAACAGCGCATCCAAATTACTCAGAGGTTCATCTAACAGGAAAACATCAGGGTTACGCACTAGCGATCGGGCTAAAGCCACCCGCTGACGCTGACCCCCCGAAAGTTGTCCGGGTTTACGCTCTAATAGATGTTGAATTCCCAAACGGTTCGATACATCATTAACCCGTTTTTCAATTTCTATGCTATCAACTTTCCGCAATTTCAAAGAGGTTGAAATGTTTTCATAAACCGTCATGTGAGGATATAACGCATAACTCTGAAATACCATCGCCATATTGCGTTTACCAGGGGGAATATTGGTTAAATCTTCTCCCCCTAAAATTACCTGACCCTGGGTGGGTTCATCTAACCCAGCAATCATCCTTAATAGGGTTGATTTCCCACAACCAGAGGGACCCAGAAGAGTGAGAAACTCCCCATCATTAACATTAACACTTACATCTTTAACGGGGATGACATTATGAGCGAATTGTTTACGCAGGTTTTTGAGTTCTAATTTAGCCATGATTTCGATAATTACAGAACAGTGATTGAGGTGATTTTAGCCTTTGACAGCGCCGGCTGTGATTCCTTGAACAATACGACGTTGGAACATTAACACTAAAATAACCAGGGGAATAGTTCCAGTTACGGTAGCAGCAGCAATAGGACCATAGGGGATTTCAAAAATAGATGCACCTCCAATTTGTGCAACGGCTACCGGAATGGTATACATTTCTTCGCGGCTGATAAAGGTGAGAGCAAAAATAAACTCATTCCAGGCGAAAATAAAGGTGAGAATTCCGGTGGTTACTAAAGCAGGTATGGTCATGGGTAGAACTATCTGTAACAGCATCCCAACGGTTCCATATCCGTCAATTTTGGCGGAGTCTTCTAGGTCTTTTGGTAGTTGTTGGAAAAAACTTCTCAAGACCAAAATTGTCAGGGGTAAATTAATGGCAGTGTAGGGGATAATTAGGGCGATGTAGTTGTTACCTAATCCCATAAATTTGACAATTTCCAGCAACCCTAAAAATAGGAGAACATAGGGAAACAAACTGATAATTAGGACAAAGCCGAGGATCACATTTTCTCCGGGTATTTTTAATCTAGTTAGGGTGTAGGCGGCGGGGGCCCCAACTCCTAAACATAGAAAGGTTGAAATGAGCGAAACTAAAGCACTATTAAACACATAGCGCAGAAAGTGCCAGCCTAAACTTTGATAGTGTTGAAAGGTGAGTTGATCCAGACTGGGAAAATAAACATTGGGAATGGTGGAAATAGATTCATTGGTTTTTAAAGAAGTTAGCAACTGCCATAACACGGGCGCTAGACAAAATATGATGGTGAGAATCACACCTATCCACAGAAAAATCCGACCCCAGTTGATTTGGCTTTTGCTATCAGTTTCTGAGGATTGATTAGCAACGGTCATTGATTATTTACCTCCCATAACATTTAAGCGAGTTCTTGATAGGAAAAAGGCAGCGATCGCCACAGCTAAAATCAGCAGTAAAAAGGTGACTACAACTAAGGCAGCACCATAGCCAAAATCCAGATATCGGCGCACCGTAGCATAGATATAAATAGACACGGTTTCTGTAGCCCCACCGGGTCCCCCGCCAGTCATGACTTGCACCAAGTCAAAAATACCAAATGCTTGGGCAAACCGAAACAGTAAAGCAATGATAATTTGAGGCATAACTAAGGGGATGGTAATTTGCCAAAAACTCTGCCACTGGTTAGCGCCATCAATAGCATGGGCTTCGTATAAATCACTAGAAATCGACTGCAAACCAGCTAGGAGAATAATGGCAATAAAAGGGGTGGTTTTCCACACATCAGCGATAATCATAGCTAACATGGCGCGGGTAGGATCGCCTAGCCAAGTAATGGGGCTATCAATGAATCCTAAGCGGGTCAGAATATCATTAACTACCCCATACTGATCATTAAAAATCCACGCCCAAGCTAACCCCATCACGGCTGTAGGTAACGCCCAAGGAATTAGGGAAGATGTGCGGACAAAACCTCGCCCAAAAAAGGCTTGATTTAGCACTAATGCGATGCCCATACCAATCACCAATTCTAAGAAAATAGAGATGATGGTAAAAACGCTAGTATTCCACATGGTTTGCCAAAATCGACCATCTCCAATTAGGCGCTGATAGTTGGATAATCCCGCAAAAATTGGTTGTAATTGAGTGCCTAAATTATTGGTAAATAAACTCAACCAAAATGCCCTACCTATCGGATAAATAAACACAAAGCCAAGAATTATCAAAGCTGGTGCTATTAAGATCCATCCGGTGAGTTTCTCTTGGCGTTCCATCTGATTGTTAATTCTTTCATTCATGATTAATTAGTTATCGATTCAACAAGGCGCGGGTTTCATTGGAGGCAGCTTGCATGGCTTGTTCTGGGGTTCTGCTTCCGGTTAGGGCGGCGCTGAGATACCGTTGCAAAATATCAGAAGCCTGGGCATATTGAGCGATCGGAGGCCTTAAAACTGGGTTCTGCACTACTTCCAATAAGTTGGGAAGATAGGGAAACTTCTCGACTAATGGCGGGTCATTAAATAGAGATATTCTGGAGGGAACATAACCAGTTTCTAAAAAATATTTGCGCTGAACTTCTGGTTTATTAAAGAAGTTGATAACCGCCCAGGCTTCGTCTTTATGGCGAGAAGTGGAGGCAATGCCAAATCCCCAACCTCCTAAACAAGCACCACTATTTTTACCGGGGGCGTGTACCATTGGTTTAATGGCAAAATTTCCGGCTATGTCTGAGTTGGAGGCGAGGGAATAAACATAAGGCCAGTTTCTTAAAAAGGCAGTATTACCACTTTCAAATAGGCGGCGGGTTTCTTCTTCGGCGTAGGTGGTAACTCCAGGGGGAGAAATGTTTTTGGTAATGGTATCTCGGAGAAATTGCACAGCGGCGATCGCTTCCGGTTTATCTAACCCGACTTCTTGGGTATCTGGGTCGATCCAAAATCCTCCAGAACCTTCTAAAATTTCGGTAAACATAGCCGATAAACCTTCATATTGTCTACCTTGCCACAAATAACCCCATTGGGCTAAATCTTCTTCTTGTAGCCTTTGGGATATCTCTATTAATTCATCGAAAGTGTCCGGAGGTTCTGCGCCAATTTTTTCTAATAAATCAGTCCGATAATACAGCATTCCTCCGTCTGTACGGAAAGGCATTCGGTAAAGTTTATCTTGATAGCGTCCCCCGTCAATATCCCCTTCTAAATACGCCTGTAACTGTCCTGGAGTCACCCGATTCGATAAATCAGATAACCACCCGGCTGCTGCAAACTTTTGTACCCAAACGATATCCATATAAGCGAGATCGTAGGGAGAATCTCCGAGTAAAAAAGCCGAGGTATATAGGTCTTCGACTAAATTGGTGTTATTGGGGCCGCTGATGACTTCTAGGCGGATATTTTCGTGGTTTTCATTAAAGTCTTTAACCAGGGGTTGCCATTGGGCTGCTTCCAAGGCTTGGACTAACACCCTCACGGTTACGGGTTGTTGGCTAAAGGCGGGAATAATAACGCACAATACCGCTAATAAACTGGCGATCGCTAATCCCAAATTTCGCCAAAATCTCGAATATTTTAGATGAAGTAAGCGGCTATTGATTTGACGATTAATTCTGTGTTTCTGTAACATTACTAAATTTTTGCAATTGACAACCGGAAACAATCCCTATATCTGGAGATAGACCTGATTTACCCTGGTATCAAATGCAGGTTAGAGTTCACTTGGGTTATGATTATACAAATTTTTGAGGATTATGGCAAGGCAACTTTAGATTACTTAATATTTAGGGGGTGGCCATCGGAAAATTTCTGTATAATCTGACACACATCAGATTGATTGATGCTATTAATCTTTAAGGTAAGATAATATCACCTAATTAAAAAATATTTTTAGCCATTAATTATCATCTGGCGATCGCTGACCCAACCACTAGAATAA includes:
- a CDS encoding ATP-binding protein, which produces MMRIPKMWSIRRRLITGISSKISLRGLLVIPFVVQIFATVGVVGYLSFKNGQKAVDDLAHRLIVEIVNRIEENITHYLEIPFIVGQDIQDAVALGLLDIEDLSGWELYFWRKAKFFESIDIISIGNEQGEYRSTSRTKDGQLQVGIAGASTNFDLYRYNSLEAINRQPPDYIDPDYDPRLRPWYRVAIGTDKPVWSPIYTRFEPPPILQISASQIISSSPDSTEADGVMSIVISLSYIGQVLNSLDMGEMGKAFIIDHEGLLVASSTSEPLFTQEDDRIIRKAALVSANPLIQEISKYLKDEFDRFDRIDNSYFRKIPFNGETQYIKLLPFRDERGLTWLIVVVIPEADFMQNIQNNTRLTMGLSVIALAVAIAIGWMTGEWITRPIIDLAKAANALSRGNWNQKVGNSCTQELRTLARSFKQMRGQLKLSYSQLQEYSYRLEQKVAERTQQLEQKVKIAEAAVRERKAAEAALRESEQKFSTAFHAAPHPITISRLDDGIHLEVNESFCLVTGYNAEEIINRTLDELNLWVYSEQRSEMLDLIAQNRQVRNFELEFRTKNGEIRSGLVSADIINLNSQECLLSSSNDITDRRRAEEALRRQFERERLLRQITEELRSSLDPQQIFQTAANRIGQTFGVDRCTIYTYLSSPTPQIKAVAEYLKCEYPPILNQEYPLEDYPYIDRILSQDIAITHENINTDKNLQGALEFCQQFEIQSLLAIRTSYRSQPNGAIYLSQCSNSRTWTDEEIDLLESVAAKMGIALAQANLLEREKQQRLKLATQNIALEEARRAADAANRAKSTFLANMSHELRTPLNAILGFSQLMSDNPIFAEGSQELAIINRSGEHLLELINDILDLSKIEAGKITLEMNHFDLHRLLETLEEMFKLKAAHKDIVLNINRPLDLPRYLLGDEKKLRQVLINLLANAIKFTTAGEVTLYTKTLPTPKEAHTDSNTVLMQFIVEDTGPGISPQEIDALFDAFVQTETGKYSQEGTGLGLPISRKFVQLMGGDITVDSTMGVGSKFIFEIPLDLATVQPLIITPMCSRKIAIESDGQNYRILVVDEVPENRLLVARIIETLGFEVLEAENGREAIATWESHKPQLIWMDMRMPIMDGYEATRQIRSRPFGDTVKIIALTASALSEQEVDIINAGCDDILRKPFQNPDLLEKMAIHLGLRYRYLMEPNPPSVSSQSLRALTPQALMVMSFDWLKRLHKAAISGDDAEVFQLITEIPESETELVATLTELVNNFRLDTINDVTKTLI
- a CDS encoding DUF751 family protein, with product MQDFFQNVSRYPRYLITFTLGIFYFLFERLKPLLNRPVTAIALLGLLISVFLFTYFTLKGMLGLNAV
- a CDS encoding ABC transporter ATP-binding protein produces the protein MAKLELKNLRKQFAHNVIPVKDVSVNVNDGEFLTLLGPSGCGKSTLLRMIAGLDEPTQGQVILGGEDLTNIPPGKRNMAMVFQSYALYPHMTVYENISTSLKLRKVDSIEIEKRVNDVSNRLGIQHLLERKPGQLSGGQRQRVALARSLVRNPDVFLLDEPLSNLDALLREQVRADLKQLFESQQKPVVYVTHDQTEAMTLSSKIAVLYDGYLQQLASPTEIYMQPANRFVAGFVGSPQMNLLTLDCHDNQAILGEFGLTLPYLQTSPKAVVFGIRPEDVSLGEEADADLVEGQVYLIEDLGKEKLLSVRINGSEQTLRAVIPADLLWESEQVKLSLSRKQMHWFDLESGDRLN
- a CDS encoding carbohydrate ABC transporter permease — translated: MTVANQSSETDSKSQINWGRIFLWIGVILTIIFCLAPVLWQLLTSLKTNESISTIPNVYFPSLDQLTFQHYQSLGWHFLRYVFNSALVSLISTFLCLGVGAPAAYTLTRLKIPGENVILGFVLIISLFPYVLLFLGLLEIVKFMGLGNNYIALIIPYTAINLPLTILVLRSFFQQLPKDLEDSAKIDGYGTVGMLLQIVLPMTIPALVTTGILTFIFAWNEFIFALTFISREEMYTIPVAVAQIGGASIFEIPYGPIAAATVTGTIPLVILVLMFQRRIVQGITAGAVKG
- a CDS encoding carbohydrate ABC transporter permease is translated as MNERINNQMERQEKLTGWILIAPALIILGFVFIYPIGRAFWLSLFTNNLGTQLQPIFAGLSNYQRLIGDGRFWQTMWNTSVFTIISIFLELVIGMGIALVLNQAFFGRGFVRTSSLIPWALPTAVMGLAWAWIFNDQYGVVNDILTRLGFIDSPITWLGDPTRAMLAMIIADVWKTTPFIAIILLAGLQSISSDLYEAHAIDGANQWQSFWQITIPLVMPQIIIALLFRFAQAFGIFDLVQVMTGGGPGGATETVSIYIYATVRRYLDFGYGAALVVVTFLLLILAVAIAAFFLSRTRLNVMGGK
- a CDS encoding ABC transporter substrate-binding protein; its protein translation is MLQKHRINRQINSRLLHLKYSRFWRNLGLAIASLLAVLCVIIPAFSQQPVTVRVLVQALEAAQWQPLVKDFNENHENIRLEVISGPNNTNLVEDLYTSAFLLGDSPYDLAYMDIVWVQKFAAAGWLSDLSNRVTPGQLQAYLEGDIDGGRYQDKLYRMPFRTDGGMLYYRTDLLEKIGAEPPDTFDELIEISQRLQEEDLAQWGYLWQGRQYEGLSAMFTEILEGSGGFWIDPDTQEVGLDKPEAIAAVQFLRDTITKNISPPGVTTYAEEETRRLFESGNTAFLRNWPYVYSLASNSDIAGNFAIKPMVHAPGKNSGACLGGWGFGIASTSRHKDEAWAVINFFNKPEVQRKYFLETGYVPSRISLFNDPPLVEKFPYLPNLLEVVQNPVLRPPIAQYAQASDILQRYLSAALTGSRTPEQAMQAASNETRALLNR